Proteins found in one Zea mays cultivar B73 chromosome 1, Zm-B73-REFERENCE-NAM-5.0, whole genome shotgun sequence genomic segment:
- the LOC103643151 gene encoding tuliposide A-converting enzyme 1, chloroplastic — translation MASPVLLVAALCSLFALLGAAGEPARGAAAEASALRSKAATDPNTEVKFDFTPFLIQYKSGRVHRFMGTSFVPASVDPRTGVASRDVVVDHGTGLAVRLYRPSRQAVAGGAGGRLPVLVYFHGGAFVVESAFDPVYHGYLNALTAKAGVIAVSVNYRLAPEHPLPAAYEDAWAALAWVVANANANARRGGAGAGDPWLSRHGDASRLFLAGDSAGGNIAQNLAMRAAGQQQRIRGLALLDPYFLGRYVGGGAARAWDFICAGRYGMDHPYVDPMALPAEVLRRLPSPRVLMTVSEQDRLGPFQRAYVDALRGSGWRGRARLYVTPGEGHCYFLNNLASPKAAMHMATLAAFINGS, via the coding sequence ATGGCTTCCCCTGTCCTGCTCGTCGCCGCGCTCTGCTCTCTCTTCGCGCTGCTCGGAGCGGCGGGGGAGCCGGCGAGGGGAGCGGCGGCGGAAGCTTCGGCACTCCGCAGCAAGGCGGCCACGGACCCCAACACGGAGGTGAAGTTCGACTTCACGCCGTTCCTGATCCAGTACAAGAGCGGCCGCGTGCACCGGTTCATGGGCACGTCGTTCGTCCCGGCGTCCGTGGACCCGCGCACCGGGGTGGCTTCCAGGGACGTGGTCGTGGACCACGGGACGGGCCTCGCGGTGCGGCTGTACCGGCCTAGCCGCCAAGCCGTCGCCGGCGGCGCCGGCGGCAGGCTCCCCGTGCTGGTGTACTTCCACGGCGGCGCGTTCGTGGTCGAGTCGGCGTTCGACCCCGTGTACCACGGCTACCTGAACGCGCTGACGGCCAAGGCCGGGGTCATCGCGGTGTCGGTGAACTACCGCCTGGCGCCGGAGCACCCGCTCCCGGCGGCGTACGAGGACGCGTGGGCGGCGCTGGCGTGGGTGGTCGCGAACGCGAACGCGAACGCGCGGCGCggcggggccggggccggggaccCCTGGCTGTCCAGGCACGGCGACGCGTCCCGCCTGTTCCTCGCCGGCGACAGCGCCGGCGGCAACATCGCGCAGAACCTGGCGATGCGCGCGGCGGGGCAGCAGCAGAGGATCAGGGGGCTGGCGCTGCTGGACCCCTACTTCCTGGGGCGGTACGTGGGCGGGGGCGCGGCGCGCGCGTGGGACTTCATCTGCGCGGGAAGGTACGGGATGGACCACCCGTACGTGGACCCGATGGCGCTGCCGGCGGAGGTGCTGCGGCGGCTGCCGTCGCCGCGGGTGCTGATGACGGTGTCGGAGCAGGACCGGCTCGGGCCGTTCCAGCGCGCGTACGTGGACGCGCTCCGGGGCAGCGGGTGGCGCGGGCGGGCGCGCCTGTACGTGACGCCCGGCGAGGGCCACTGCTACTTCCTCAACAACCTCGCCTCGCCCAAGGCCGCCATGCACATGGCCACGCTCGCCGCGTTCATCAACGGCAGCTGA
- the LOC103643149 gene encoding uncharacterized protein — MEPPRMSFSSDFALEPPPPRPPGRADADFEFSPAGSRPMMDADQLFSKGRILPLREAEAVAVAARPPTTTTTLRAELRARPDAADRGGRRAPPRWKELLGLRRAHRKGDAAGAGADAHVDLGEHGDQAEAGE, encoded by the exons ATGGAGCCGCCGCGGATGTCCTTCTCCAGCGACTTCGCGCtggagccgccgccgccgaggcCGCCGGGGCGCGCGGACGCGGACTTCGAGTTCTCGCCGGCGGGCAGCCGGCCCATGATGGACGCGGACCAGCTCTTCTCCAAGGGCCGCAtcctgccgctgcgggaggcggaggcggtggcggtggcggcgcggcccccgacgacgacgacgaccctGCGCGCCGAGCTGCGCGCGCGGCCGGACGCCGCCGACCGCGGCGGCCGTCGCGCGCCGCCGCGGTGGAAGGAGCTGCTGGGGCTGAGGAGGGCGCACCGGAAGGGCGACGCCGCCGGGGCGGGCGCTGACGCTCACGTG GATCTTGGAGAGCATGGAGATCAGGCAGAGGCAGGAGAGTGA
- the LOC100285154 gene encoding 3-beta hydroxysteroid dehydrogenase/isomerase: MASAVCGVTARAHLPSAVPAAARKLFFRCRAASTMNEASASSPDAEEKKTTTVFVAGSTGRTGKLVVEKLLAKGFGVVAGTTDVSRARGSLPQDPNLQLVRADVTEGVDKLVEAVRGVDAVVCATGFRRSFDPFAPWKVDNFGTVNLVEACRKAGVARFVLVSSILVNGAAMGQLLNPAYIVLNLLGLTLVAKLQAENHIRKSGIDYTIVRPGGLTDQPPTGNIVMEPEDTLYSGSISRSQVAEVAVEALVCPESSYKVVEIIARTDAPNRSLKDMYAAIKQN, encoded by the exons ATGGCCAGCGCTGTCTGCGGCGTCACCGCGCGCGCCCACCTGCCTTCCGCCGTCCCTGCAGCCGCAAGAAAGCTCTTCTTCCGCTGCAGGGCCGCGTCCACCATGAACGAGGCATCGGCGAGCTCGCCGGACGCCGAGGAGAAGAAGACGACGACTGTCTTCGTGGCCGGCTCGACGGGGCGCACCGGCAAGCTCGttgtggagaagctgctggccaaGGGATTCGGCGTCGTCGCCGGTACGACGGACGTGAGCAGGGCCCGCGGCAGCCTGCCCCAGGACCCCAACCTTCAGCTC GTCAGGGCTGACGTTACGGAGGGCGTCGACAAGCTGGTGGAGGCCGTGCGCGGCGTCGATGCTGTCGTCTGCGCGACGGGATTCCGGCGGTCCTTTGACCCTTTTGCTCCGTGGAAG GTAGACAACTTTGGCACAGTGAACCTGGTTGAAGCATGCAGAAAGGCTGGCGTAGCAAGATTCGTACTCGTCAGCTCCATTTTAGTAAATGGGGCCGCCATGGGTCAACTTCTGAATCCAGCCTACATTGTGCTCAATCTACTTGGCTTAACACTGGTCGCAAAGCTACAGGCAGAGAATCACATCAGGAAATCAGGAATAGATTACACTATCGTAAGGCCTGGAGGGCTGACAGATCAACCCCCAACAGGGAATATAGTCATGGAACCTGAG GACACTCTTTATTCGGGATCCATATCTCGGAGCCAGGTTGCTGAAGTAGCGGTTGAAGCACTGGTGTGTCCAGAGTCTTCCTACAAAGTTGTTGAGATTATCGCCCGTACTGATGCTCCAAATCGCTCTCTGAAGGATATGTACGCTGCAATTAAGCAAAATTGA